Proteins from one Triticum aestivum cultivar Chinese Spring chromosome 7A, IWGSC CS RefSeq v2.1, whole genome shotgun sequence genomic window:
- the LOC123154881 gene encoding very-long-chain 3-oxoacyl-CoA reductase 1, whose protein sequence is MGASVWFFFSLASLGALHVFAVSVRLLASLAPCLRRPKDLRRRYGEWAVVTGPTSGIGRSMSLELARRGLNLVLVGRDPAKLRDVSETISRAHAVQTKTVLFDFSLVSTAQGDEAMRRLREAVAGLDVGVLVNNAGVAKPGAVYMHEVGVEAWARMIRVNVLALTEVTAAVLPGMVRRGRGAVVNMGSGSASVLPSFPLYSVYAGTKRYVAEFSRSLAVEYGNSGIDVQCQAPFLVETNMVSSAVKASLISQFVLTPDGYARAAVRWIGHGTLCVPNVAHRLQGWFVGLFPDFGTDAYRLEYNLRQRAILRRVKPWRKSQASSPVPAKDEVGVGVRSD, encoded by the exons ATGGGTGCGTCCGTATGGTTCTTCTTCTCGCTGGCATCGCTCGGTGCCCTCCATGTATTCGCCGTCAGTGTCCGCCTCCTCGCCAGCCTCGCGCCCTGCCTGCGCCGGCCCAAGGATCTCCGGCGCAGGTACGGCGAGTGGGCCGTCGTCACCGGCCCGACGTCAGGCATCGGACGCTCCATGTCCCTGGAGCTCGCGCGGCGTGGCCTCAACCTCGTCCTCGTCGGCCGTGACCCCGCCAAGCTCCGGGACGTCTCCGAGACCATCTCCAGGGCTCACGCCGTGCAGACCAAGACCGTGCTGTTCGATTTCTCCCTCGTCTCCACCGCGCAAG GGGACGAGGCGATGCGGCGGCTCCGGGAGGCCGTGGCGGGGCTGGACGTAGGGGTGCTGGTGAACAACGCCGGGGTGGCGAAGCCGGGCGCGGTGTACATGCACGAGGTGGGCGTGGAGGCGTGGGCGAGGATGATACGGGTGAACGTGCTGGCGCTGACGGAGGTGACGGCGGCGGTGCTGCCGGGGATGGTGCGGCGGGGCAGGGGCGCCGTCGTGAACATGGGCTCGGGGTCGGCGTCCGTGCTCCCCTCCTTCCCGCTCTACTCCGTCTACGCCGGCACCAAACGGTACGTCGCCGAGTTCTCCAGGAGCCTCGCCGTGGAGTACGGGAACTCAGGCATCGACGTGCAGTGCCAG GCCCCGTTCCTGGTGGAGACGAACATGGTGTCGAGCGCCGTGAAGGCCAGCTTAATCTCGCAGTTCGTGCTGACCCCGGACGGCTACGCGCGCGCGGCGGTGCGCTGGATCGGGCACGGCACGCTCTGCGTGCCCAACGTCGCCCACCGATTGCAGGGGTGGTTCGTCGGCCTCTTCCCGGACTTCGGCACAGACGCGTATCGCCTGGAGTATAATCTGCGGCAGAGGGCCATCCTTCGGAGGGTCAAGCCGTGGAGGAAATCGCAGGCGAGCTCTCCTGTTCCTGCCAAGGACGAGGTTGGTGTTGGTGTTCGGTCGGATTAA